In Dasypus novemcinctus isolate mDasNov1 chromosome 10, mDasNov1.1.hap2, whole genome shotgun sequence, one DNA window encodes the following:
- the LOC101422820 gene encoding olfactory receptor 10T2-like: MGNHTTASTFFLWGFSSFPDLQVLLFVMIFFTHVAILTANLFIMAAIKLSHSLHTPMYFFLCGLSFSETCNTLVIIPRMLVDLLSESKTISLLECATQMFFFFGLAGNNCFIMTSMAYDRYTAIHNPLHYSMLITRKVCFQLMMASWVLGFLVSLCIVLIVFSLSFCDSTTIQHFFCDIAPVISLACDSTSLHEVLIFVLSAFVLVGSFILIMISYVFIVFLVVKMPSAKGRYKAFSTCSSHLTVVSIHYGFAFVVYLRPKKNDSFYEDMLMAMTYTVLTPLLNPIVYTLRNKEMQLALRKVLGNANRFIHQMANKRLVNI; encoded by the coding sequence ATGGGCAATCATACAACAGCAAGCACATTCTTTCTGTGgggattttccagttttccagacCTGCAGGTTCTCCTCTTTGTGATGATTTTCTTCACGCATGTGGCCATCCTAACTGCAAATTTGTTCATAATGGCAGCCATCAAGCTCAGTCACAGCCTTCACACCCCAATGTACTTCTTCCTTTGTGGCTTGTCCTTTTCAGAAACCTGTAACACTCTAGTAATCATTCCACGCATGCTGGTGGACTTACTGTCGGAAAGCAAGACGATTTCTCTCCTTGAGTGTGCAACacagatgtttttcttttttggcttggCAGGTAACAACTGCTTCATCATGACCTCCATGGCCTATGACCGTTACACTGCCATCCATAACCCGCTGCACTATTCCATGCTGATAACTAGAAAGGTCTGCTTTCAGCTGATGATGGCCTCTTGGGTACTTGGATTTCTGGTGTCCCTGTGCATTGTGCTCATAGTATTCAGTTTGTCATTTTGTGATTCCACAACCATCCAGCACTTCTTCTGTGACATCGCACCTGTGATCTCCCTTGCTTGTGATTCTACTTCCCTTCATGAAGTACTAATTTTCGTACTATCTGCCTTTGTGCTGGTGGGCAGCTTTATTTTAATTATGATTTCTTATGTCTTCATTGTATTTTTAGTTGTGAAGATGCCCTCTGCCAAAGGTAGGTATAAGGCCTTCTCGACTTGTTCCTCCCATCTCACTGTGGTGTCCATACACTATGGATTTGCTTTTGTTGTTTATTTGAGGCCAAAGAAGAAtgactcattctatgaagacatGCTGATGGCTATGACATATACAGTGCTGACACCTCTGCTTAACCCAATTGTTTACACtctaagaaacaaagaaatgcagCTAGCCCTAAGGAAAGTACTAGGAAATGCAAATAGGTTTATCCATCAAATGGCAAATAAAAGActtgtgaatatttaa